One segment of Toxotes jaculatrix isolate fToxJac2 chromosome 8, fToxJac2.pri, whole genome shotgun sequence DNA contains the following:
- the vegfaa gene encoding vascular endothelial growth factor A-A encodes MSKACCMRFQDSSCGITTMNFVVTLVQILLAEVLYLSTVMTASINKGVEKSKNNAIPLTEVLTKSMCQPREMLVDIFQEYPEDTEHTYIPSCVVLKRCGGCCSDEALECVPTESRNITLQVMRLRPKVSEHTIHLSFTEHQQCVCRQKPDVQVNKEYHCAPCSERRKRLFVQDPLTCKCSCKFTQLDCKSRQLELNERTCRCDRPRR; translated from the exons ATGAGCAAGGCTTGTTGCATG AGATTTCAAGACTCATCGTGCGGAATTACAACCATGAACTTTGTTGTCACTTTGGTACAAATCCTTTTGGCAGAGGTTCTTTACCTGTCCACTGTAATG ACTGCCAGCATTAACAAGGGAGTGGAGAAGAGTAAAAATAATG CCATCCCTCTCACCGAAGTCCTCACCAAGAGTATGTGTCAGCCCAGGGAGATGCTGGTGGACATCTTCCAGGAGTATCCGGAGGACACGGAGCATACCTACATCCCTTCCTGTGTGGTCCTCAAGCGCTGTGGTGGCTGCTGCAGTGACGAAGCACTGGAGTGTGTACCAACGGAAAGCCGCAACATCACGTTGCAG GTAATGCGGTTGAGACCAAAGGTATCAGAGCATACCATTCACTTAAGTTTCACAGAGcatcaacagtgtgtgtgcag gcaAAAGCCAGATGTTCAAGTTAACAAAGAATA CCACTGTGCGCCTTgctcagagagaagaaaacgCTTGTTTGTGCAGGACCCTCTCACCTGTAAATGTTCCTGCAAATTCACACAATTAGACTGCAAGTCCAGGCAACTTGAGTTAAACGAAAGAACTTGCAG ATGTGACAGACCTAGGAGATGA